Genomic DNA from Mesorhizobium sp. 131-2-1:
GACAGCCAGCCATAGTCCGGCCGCGCCTTGAGCAAGGTTTCGCGCAGATAGGCGTCCGCCGCGTGGTCGGCCTCGCTGACCGGCGAGGTGCCGCCCTTCATCCAGACTTGCGGGTTGTTGCCGAAATAGCGCATGGCGATCGCGCCCGCCTCGCGGGCGGCGTCACGCAGCAGAGCGAGATCCTCGCGCGCCCCGGTCAGGATGAGCGGGTCAGGCGCCGGCAAGGGTCATGCCTTCGATGAGGAGCGAGGGCGCGGCGGTGCCGAAATTGCGGTCGAGGTCGCTTGCCGGCACCATGTTCAGGAACATGGTCTTCAGATTCGAGGCGATCGTCACCTCGGCGACCGGATAGGCAAGCTCGCCATTCTCGATCCAGAAGCCGGAGGCGCCACGGCTGTATTCGCCGGTCACCATGTCGACACCCTGGCCAAAGACTTCAGTGACATAGAAGCCGCTCTTCAGCGACTTGATGAGATCCTCCGGCGCCTGCTCGCCCGGCTCGATGGCAAGATTGGTCGAGGAAGGCGAGACCGAAGAGCCACTGCGCGAGCCGCGTCCGTTGGTGACCAGGCCGAGCTCGCGAGCCGCCGAGGTCGACAGGAACCAGTGGTTGAGCACGCCCTTGTCGAGCATGAGCAGCTTTTGCCCCTCGACGCCCTCGCCGTCGAAGGGGCGCGAGGCCTGGCCGCGGCGCCTGAGCGGCTCGTCGGTAACCGTGATTGCGGAAGACGCAACCTGCTTGCCCATCATGTCGCGCAGGAAGCTGGTCTTGCGCGCCACTGCCGCGCCATTGATTGCGCCGGCGAGATGGCCGGCGATGCCGCGCGCGACGCGCGGGTCGAACACGACGTCGACCGGCCCGGTCGCCGCCTTGCGCGCGCCGAGACGGCGCACGGCGCGCTCGCCGGCCTTGCGGCCAATCTCTTCGGGCGCATCGAGATCGGCGAAATGCTGGCGGGAGGAAAACTCATAGTCGCGCTCCATGCCGGTGCCCTCGCCGGCAATGACGCTGGTCGAGCGCGAGAAGCGTGAGGCGACATATTGGGCGACGAAACCGTGCGAGGTGGCGAGCACCAGGCCGCCGAGGCCGGCGCTGGCGCTGCTGCCGGCCGAATTGGTGACGCCCTTCACGGCGAGCGCTGCAGCCTCGGCG
This window encodes:
- a CDS encoding TldD/PmbA family protein; the protein is MTDKLDAAKLTDRVAALVEAAKRAGADAADAVAVRGRSAGVSVRLGKVEGTESSESEDVALRVFVGQRVASVSATAASDSKALAERAVAMARGSPEDPYQGLADPALLARSPRDLDLFDATEVPADALKEAALAAEAAALAVKGVTNSAGSSASAGLGGLVLATSHGFVAQYVASRFSRSTSVIAGEGTGMERDYEFSSRQHFADLDAPEEIGRKAGERAVRRLGARKAATGPVDVVFDPRVARGIAGHLAGAINGAAVARKTSFLRDMMGKQVASSAITVTDEPLRRRGQASRPFDGEGVEGQKLLMLDKGVLNHWFLSTSAARELGLVTNGRGSRSGSSVSPSSTNLAIEPGEQAPEDLIKSLKSGFYVTEVFGQGVDMVTGEYSRGASGFWIENGELAYPVAEVTIASNLKTMFLNMVPASDLDRNFGTAAPSLLIEGMTLAGA